One window of the Granulicella arctica genome contains the following:
- a CDS encoding bestrophin family protein, with protein sequence MIVPKSPQIRRMVQYIGKPLLLMALYDFVIVVAYKGMHWEWVAFPHVPLALYGSAIGVILSFRNNSAYGRWWEARTLWGAIVNNSRSLARQVLTGMRAKDEDQAELAQTQRRIVYLQIAFVQALRQHLRGLDVLGAVTSLLGEEDLLALRGQKNVPMAIQGQIGTLIQQSEARGWINPLQWQALDHSLNDLGDAQGGAERIKNTPMPKQYDYYPQLFVQIYCALLPLAMVTNLGWFTPLGSTLVAFIFLALDKIGRDLEDPFDNTVFDVPLTAITTTIETNLRQMLGETVIPDAEKPIMGVLW encoded by the coding sequence ATGATTGTTCCCAAGTCGCCCCAGATCCGGCGGATGGTGCAGTACATCGGCAAGCCACTGCTACTCATGGCGCTGTATGACTTCGTGATCGTAGTGGCCTATAAGGGGATGCACTGGGAGTGGGTGGCGTTCCCGCATGTACCCCTGGCGCTGTATGGGTCGGCTATCGGCGTCATCCTGAGCTTCAGAAACAACTCTGCGTATGGCCGGTGGTGGGAGGCACGAACGCTGTGGGGGGCGATTGTGAACAACTCCCGCAGCCTTGCGCGGCAGGTGCTCACAGGGATGCGGGCGAAGGACGAAGATCAAGCAGAACTGGCGCAGACGCAGCGGCGAATCGTGTACCTGCAGATTGCGTTTGTGCAGGCGCTGCGTCAGCATCTACGCGGGCTGGATGTGCTTGGAGCGGTGACTTCCCTGCTGGGCGAAGAGGATCTTCTGGCGTTGCGAGGGCAGAAGAACGTGCCGATGGCGATCCAGGGGCAGATTGGTACTTTAATCCAGCAGAGCGAAGCGCGGGGTTGGATCAACCCCCTGCAGTGGCAGGCGCTGGATCACAGCTTGAATGACCTCGGTGATGCGCAGGGTGGGGCGGAGCGGATCAAGAACACGCCCATGCCGAAGCAGTATGACTACTATCCGCAATTGTTTGTGCAGATCTACTGCGCGCTGCTGCCGCTGGCCATGGTGACGAACCTGGGATGGTTTACGCCGCTCGGCTCGACGCTGGTGGCATTTATCTTCTTGGCGCTGGACAAGATCGGACGGGATTTGGAAGATCCGTTCGACAACACGGTCTTCGATGTGCCGCTGACTGCGATTACGACGACCATCGAGACGAACCTGCGGCAGATGCTGGGTGAGACTGTGATTCCTGACGCTGAAAAGCCCATCATGGGCGTGCTCTGGTAA
- a CDS encoding TetR/AcrR family transcriptional regulator, giving the protein MARVRSPEKRTAILRAAIDEIAAVGLSAPTAKIAERAGIAAGTLFTYFPTKDDLFNELYLELKSEAYVKVNTGFPHKGSLESRTRHIWLSYLDWSIASPEKRKASMQLHLSDLITPETRERAGSERGAVEATLRELGARSSLRNMPAGFAAATMSAMQEATMEFAAKDLQHRDRLLEEGFRIYWRAVR; this is encoded by the coding sequence ATGGCCCGAGTCCGAAGTCCCGAAAAACGTACCGCTATTCTCCGCGCAGCGATCGATGAGATCGCCGCCGTTGGCCTCAGCGCCCCTACGGCGAAGATCGCCGAACGAGCCGGTATCGCAGCGGGCACGCTCTTCACCTATTTCCCCACTAAAGATGATCTCTTCAACGAGCTCTACCTCGAACTCAAGTCCGAGGCTTACGTAAAGGTCAACACCGGCTTTCCGCACAAGGGAAGCCTTGAGAGCCGGACAAGGCACATCTGGCTCAGCTATCTGGACTGGTCAATCGCATCTCCTGAGAAACGAAAAGCTTCCATGCAACTGCATCTCTCCGATCTCATCACTCCTGAAACTCGCGAACGAGCAGGCAGCGAACGTGGTGCAGTCGAAGCAACTCTACGGGAACTGGGAGCTCGGTCCAGCCTGCGCAACATGCCGGCAGGGTTCGCAGCAGCCACGATGTCGGCCATGCAGGAGGCGACCATGGAGTTCGCCGCAAAAGATCTCCAGCATCGCGACCGGTTGCTCGAAGAAGGATTCCGAATCTACTGGCGCGCCGTCCGTTAG
- a CDS encoding acyltransferase family protein → MTPSIFRASLAWFAHLSLRRIITSNRFIPEVDGFRFLAIIIVIISHIFVQCVSLVPTGFFSGLFVGAFLDGRHGVYLFFTISGFILALPFARHHLEGSKPIALGSYFKRRITRLEPPYVLAMLLRAPALLFLKKAAVVSVGIHLLASLFYVHNAIFAEYSTINPPAWSLEVEIQFYLLTPLLTSIFRIRSPALRRSVIVIVMIVSAVCSMAFIGRTGRMSLTLLNYFQYFAAGFLLCDLYLSKVHLSLPPLIWDAIGLLALGWILVSSNPLYPILLPFATICLYMAGFFGRFVRGFFSVPAVSIIGGMCYSIYLTHTAVLSVITLLLDHIPMASWPQAVQMTFIFTLCFSTILAIGTLFFVLIERPCMNPAWPQQLSAWLFRRSHKTPATS, encoded by the coding sequence ATGACTCCTTCGATCTTCAGGGCATCGCTCGCGTGGTTTGCGCATCTCTCCCTGAGACGAATCATCACCAGCAATCGCTTCATCCCGGAAGTCGACGGCTTCCGCTTTCTGGCCATCATCATCGTCATCATCTCGCACATCTTTGTTCAATGTGTCTCGCTGGTGCCGACAGGCTTCTTCTCGGGGCTCTTCGTGGGTGCCTTCCTGGACGGCAGACACGGCGTCTACCTCTTCTTTACGATCAGCGGCTTTATCCTGGCACTTCCCTTTGCCCGGCATCATCTGGAGGGTTCGAAGCCCATCGCCCTTGGCAGCTACTTCAAGCGACGCATTACGCGCCTTGAGCCACCCTATGTACTCGCCATGCTCCTGCGTGCTCCCGCCCTCCTCTTCCTCAAGAAGGCAGCTGTAGTGTCTGTCGGCATTCACCTGCTCGCCTCGCTCTTCTATGTCCACAACGCCATTTTTGCGGAATATTCCACCATCAATCCGCCCGCCTGGTCGCTTGAAGTCGAGATTCAGTTCTACCTCCTTACCCCACTTCTTACCTCGATCTTTCGTATCCGGTCCCCTGCACTCCGGCGCAGCGTCATCGTCATCGTGATGATTGTCTCAGCCGTCTGTTCCATGGCCTTCATCGGTAGAACTGGCCGCATGTCGCTCACCCTGCTGAACTACTTCCAATATTTCGCCGCTGGCTTCCTGCTCTGTGATCTTTATCTAAGCAAGGTTCATCTTTCGCTGCCACCTCTCATCTGGGACGCAATCGGCCTTCTCGCCTTGGGCTGGATACTCGTCAGCAGCAATCCCCTCTACCCCATCCTCTTGCCGTTCGCTACGATCTGTCTCTACATGGCGGGCTTCTTCGGAAGATTTGTCCGTGGCTTCTTCTCGGTCCCCGCCGTAAGCATCATCGGTGGCATGTGCTACAGCATCTATCTCACGCACACAGCTGTACTTTCCGTCATAACTCTGCTGCTCGATCACATCCCAATGGCATCATGGCCGCAGGCCGTCCAGATGACCTTCATCTTCACCCTCTGCTTCTCTACCATCCTGGCGATTGGCACGCTCTTCTTTGTGCTGATCGAACGTCCCTGCATGAATCCCGCATGGCCGCAGCAACTCTCCGCATGGCTCTTCCGCCGCTCCCACAAGACGCCCGCGACCAGCTAG
- a CDS encoding SDR family NAD(P)-dependent oxidoreductase has protein sequence MAKVWLITGSGNGLGRDIAEAALASGDDVVAGARRIEELEPLVAQYGDRIKPVTLDVRDEKAAQAAVQLAVDTYGRLDVLVNNAGYGQFSPFEQMSADDFKAIVDTCLYGVIYTTRAAIPVMRKQKSGYIFQVSSIGGRMAFPGNTPYHAAKWAVGGFSDALAMEVAPFGVKVCTLEPGGIRTNFAHRASQNIPKLLPEYEASVGAVMKLLEFARVHAEGNPRKIADVIVTLANSNDVPVRLILGADAENRVRAVEEGRAMEAAKWHDTTISTVFENAQAMPELLVAK, from the coding sequence ATGGCAAAGGTCTGGTTGATTACAGGAAGTGGAAACGGATTGGGGCGGGATATCGCCGAAGCAGCGCTCGCGTCAGGCGACGACGTTGTAGCCGGAGCTCGCCGTATTGAGGAACTCGAACCGCTGGTCGCCCAGTACGGCGACCGCATCAAACCAGTCACCTTGGATGTGCGCGACGAAAAGGCCGCACAGGCAGCCGTGCAACTCGCAGTAGATACCTACGGGCGTCTTGACGTGCTTGTCAATAACGCCGGATACGGCCAGTTCTCCCCATTCGAGCAGATGAGCGCCGACGACTTCAAGGCCATCGTCGACACCTGCCTCTATGGCGTCATCTACACTACGCGCGCGGCAATCCCCGTGATGCGCAAACAGAAGAGCGGCTACATCTTCCAGGTCTCGTCCATCGGCGGTCGCATGGCATTCCCCGGCAATACGCCGTACCATGCAGCGAAATGGGCGGTAGGCGGCTTCAGTGACGCCCTCGCCATGGAAGTTGCTCCATTCGGAGTCAAGGTCTGCACCCTTGAACCAGGTGGCATCCGTACCAACTTTGCGCACCGCGCCAGCCAGAATATACCGAAGCTTCTGCCCGAGTACGAGGCTTCAGTCGGCGCAGTTATGAAGCTCCTTGAGTTCGCGCGAGTCCACGCCGAAGGGAATCCTCGCAAGATCGCGGACGTCATCGTGACACTTGCAAACAGCAACGACGTCCCAGTTCGTCTCATCCTCGGCGCTGATGCAGAGAACCGCGTCCGTGCCGTCGAGGAGGGCCGCGCCATGGAAGCAGCGAAGTGGCATGACACCACAATCTCAACGGTCTTTGAAAACGCTCAGGCGATGCCCGAACTGCTGGTCGCCAAATAG
- a CDS encoding carbonic anhydrase yields MATDKVLNDLKVGVLEFQTNVYPAMKEKYQQAVLAPQKPHTLFITCADSRIDAETITNSGPGELFITRNIGNMVPAYGEMLGGVSAVIEYAVSALKVQHVVVCGHTDCGAMKALMHPEAAVTMPTVGSWLKNAAAALSVTSSLIEKDERPTEFMHRLTEQNVQLQLQHLRTHPSVAGAMARNELTISGWVYDIGTGDIRISEDGDRDFHAVGSEMTKR; encoded by the coding sequence ATGGCGACGGACAAAGTACTGAACGACTTGAAGGTAGGCGTTTTGGAGTTTCAAACGAACGTCTACCCGGCTATGAAGGAGAAGTATCAGCAGGCAGTGCTGGCACCGCAGAAGCCGCATACTCTGTTTATTACGTGTGCGGATTCGCGCATTGATGCAGAGACCATTACGAACAGCGGGCCGGGCGAGCTGTTTATCACGCGCAACATCGGCAATATGGTTCCGGCCTACGGCGAGATGCTGGGTGGTGTGAGTGCGGTGATCGAGTATGCGGTGAGCGCGCTGAAGGTGCAGCATGTGGTGGTGTGCGGCCATACGGACTGCGGCGCGATGAAGGCCTTGATGCATCCTGAGGCGGCGGTGACGATGCCGACGGTTGGTTCGTGGCTGAAGAACGCTGCGGCGGCGCTAAGTGTAACGAGTTCTCTGATCGAAAAAGATGAGCGGCCGACTGAGTTCATGCATCGGTTGACCGAGCAGAATGTACAGCTCCAGCTTCAGCACCTGCGGACCCATCCTTCGGTTGCAGGAGCGATGGCGCGAAATGAGTTGACTATCTCTGGCTGGGTGTATGACATCGGTACGGGAGACATACGGATCTCGGAGGATGGTGACCGAGACTTCCATGCAGTTGGGTCGGAGATGACCAAACGATGA
- a CDS encoding energy transducer TonB, protein MGKFAAIVLLGVCSGCANKQSQGPLTSVSPVIGLPPIPIDTTRPGLDVQELPSAETMAATQRTVRVAADVEASMIERRPVSVGYPAEARQQRLRGHVLFRAIVGVDGHIQGLTLVETTSPLFVRMATANVQSWQYRPYVLNGRPTAVDTFVRVEFLPPS, encoded by the coding sequence ATGGGTAAGTTTGCAGCGATCGTGCTTCTGGGTGTGTGCTCAGGGTGCGCGAATAAACAGTCGCAGGGTCCATTGACCTCGGTGTCTCCCGTGATCGGGCTGCCGCCGATCCCAATCGACACGACGAGGCCGGGACTCGATGTGCAGGAATTGCCATCCGCAGAGACGATGGCGGCGACGCAGCGAACCGTTCGGGTCGCCGCGGATGTTGAGGCGTCAATGATTGAGCGCCGTCCGGTGTCGGTGGGCTACCCCGCGGAGGCGCGTCAGCAGCGACTGAGGGGCCACGTTCTCTTCAGGGCGATTGTCGGGGTCGATGGACATATTCAGGGACTGACGCTCGTTGAGACGACCAGCCCTCTCTTCGTGCGGATGGCGACGGCCAATGTGCAGAGCTGGCAGTATCGACCGTATGTGCTGAATGGACGACCGACTGCTGTGGATACCTTTGTGCGGGTGGAATTCCTGCCGCCTAGCTAG
- a CDS encoding aldo/keto reductase — protein sequence MRYLDRDDLPASLLGFGCGPVLGRVGRNDSLRAMGAAWDAGINLFDTARSYGYGEAEGLLGEFLAGKRERAVILTKFGIWPEQQQGWKQMVKPMVRGLLKLAPGARALVRRGAAGQMTANQFTVPVLRKSLEESLRKLRTEYVDVLFLHSAPASVMEQADLMAELERVVAEGKVRFAGISAEPEVIGVAIDLAMPVLRAMQFPANVFDLAVTEHTGRSTAGPFFVANHPFGGVMRVAESKRLIAELAGSAEISQELREKLEGGSSLLLADVVFSVILRGTGIDAVVPAMMKVENLLTNVKAISESRFTDVEVMVLRKSFLAAPGV from the coding sequence ATGCGCTACCTCGACCGCGATGACCTGCCTGCTTCTCTTCTTGGATTTGGATGTGGGCCAGTGCTTGGCCGGGTGGGACGGAATGACTCGCTGCGGGCTATGGGTGCGGCGTGGGATGCAGGGATCAACCTGTTCGATACGGCGCGATCGTATGGGTATGGCGAGGCTGAGGGGCTGCTGGGGGAGTTTCTTGCGGGTAAGCGCGAGCGGGCGGTGATCCTAACCAAGTTCGGCATCTGGCCGGAGCAGCAGCAGGGCTGGAAGCAGATGGTCAAGCCGATGGTGCGTGGCCTGCTGAAGCTTGCGCCGGGAGCACGGGCTCTGGTGCGTCGCGGGGCGGCGGGACAGATGACGGCGAACCAGTTTACAGTGCCGGTGCTGCGGAAGAGTCTTGAGGAGAGTCTGCGAAAGCTGCGGACAGAGTATGTCGATGTGTTGTTTCTGCATTCCGCGCCGGCGAGTGTGATGGAGCAGGCGGATTTGATGGCGGAGTTGGAGCGAGTGGTTGCCGAGGGCAAGGTGCGATTCGCGGGGATCTCGGCTGAGCCAGAGGTGATCGGGGTGGCGATCGACCTGGCTATGCCAGTATTGCGGGCGATGCAATTTCCGGCGAATGTCTTCGACCTTGCGGTGACGGAGCACACAGGGCGGAGTACGGCAGGGCCGTTCTTTGTGGCAAATCATCCCTTTGGTGGCGTGATGCGGGTGGCTGAGAGTAAGCGCTTGATTGCAGAGCTTGCGGGATCAGCTGAGATCTCACAGGAATTGCGGGAGAAGCTGGAGGGTGGCAGCAGTCTGCTGCTGGCTGATGTGGTGTTCAGCGTGATTCTTCGGGGCACGGGGATTGATGCAGTGGTGCCGGCGATGATGAAGGTGGAGAACCTGCTGACCAACGTGAAGGCAATTTCGGAGAGCCGCTTCACCGATGTTGAGGTGATGGTGTTGCGGAAGAGCTTTCTGGCGGCACCTGGCGTCTAG
- a CDS encoding thioredoxin family protein, which yields MSKTQSVMVELGTIAPPFELLDVVSGRAVGRDDVVAMAWGDDASDGAIREGLSADGDGRRGLLVMFICVHCPYVKHAEEELARIGKSYAGKVGIVAISSNDLEAYPQDGPEEMKMQAERLGFSFPYLLDDTQEVAREYGAACTPDFFLFDKDLKLVYRGQLDESRPRRGDAGNDLPVDGKDLRTAMDAVVRGVRPEPNGQRFSIGCNIKWRE from the coding sequence ATGTCGAAGACACAGTCGGTGATGGTGGAGCTGGGAACTATAGCGCCACCGTTCGAGTTGCTGGATGTGGTGAGCGGACGTGCAGTGGGGCGGGACGATGTAGTCGCAATGGCGTGGGGCGATGATGCGTCCGATGGCGCCATTCGCGAAGGGCTAAGTGCAGATGGTGATGGCCGGCGCGGTCTGCTGGTGATGTTTATCTGTGTGCATTGCCCGTATGTAAAGCATGCGGAAGAAGAGTTGGCGCGCATTGGCAAGAGCTATGCGGGCAAGGTTGGGATCGTGGCAATCTCCTCGAACGACCTTGAGGCCTATCCGCAGGACGGGCCTGAGGAGATGAAGATGCAGGCGGAGCGGCTTGGATTTAGCTTCCCGTACCTGCTTGACGATACGCAGGAGGTGGCGCGGGAGTATGGGGCGGCGTGTACGCCTGACTTCTTTCTGTTTGATAAGGATTTGAAGCTGGTTTATCGTGGTCAGCTCGATGAGAGTCGGCCGCGGCGCGGCGATGCAGGGAACGATCTTCCTGTGGATGGCAAGGATCTGCGGACAGCGATGGACGCGGTGGTTCGAGGTGTGCGGCCTGAACCGAACGGGCAGCGGTTCAGCATTGGCTGCAATATCAAATGGCGCGAATAG
- a CDS encoding M1 family metallopeptidase, which yields MSAPSTYDPRLTFSPLTFDDPVNVYRSSNGAPGPSYWQNEASYEMHADLDTAAKVLKNNETITYINNSPDTLPSLWIQLEQNTYKKDSRARIMSGGGRRGRRGADTASTVPVVTTTDGFVFDSVEIEAGKQTTKAEYIVNDTRMQIRLAEPLKGHGGQVKIHIHYHYQIPGVWGGRTSWGMSEKGEIYDMAQWYPRMAVYDDLHGWDTLPYVGSEFYLEYGHFDYFLTVPSNMIVAGSGELVNPKDVLTKTEIARLDQARGSDKTVYIRTPAEVSDPASRPKQDGVLTWHFHMDHTRDVSWSASPVFVWDAARMNLPDGKTGLAMSVYPPESVGPDAWDKSTEYVKDTVEHFSKQWFPYQWPTAISVAGFSTGMEYPGIVFDGIQDKGPFLFWVTAHEIGHDWFPMIVGSNERRHAFMDEGFNTFIDIDESATYAGGKYGPKRDSEYSAGGEPPDTILKTLDNPEAPTVMMRADGYPGQLGHPISYFKGAYGMVLLREQILGPERFDWAFRKYIKDWAYRHPSPSDFFRAMESEGGEDLGWFWKGWYLNNWKYDVAVDKVEGSVVTISNRGQLVLPTTVEVTFKDGSKTRVKLPVETWLSKGVYAWTLENKAAVAKVVVDPDHMLPDDDRSNNEKVLP from the coding sequence GTGAGCGCTCCGTCAACCTACGACCCCCGGCTTACGTTTTCGCCGTTGACCTTTGACGATCCGGTGAATGTATACCGGTCAAGCAATGGAGCGCCGGGGCCGAGCTATTGGCAGAACGAAGCCAGCTACGAGATGCATGCCGATCTCGATACGGCTGCCAAGGTGCTGAAGAACAACGAGACGATTACTTACATCAACAACAGCCCGGATACGCTGCCGAGCTTGTGGATACAGTTAGAGCAGAATACGTATAAGAAGGACTCGCGGGCTCGCATTATGAGCGGCGGTGGGCGTCGGGGACGACGGGGAGCAGACACTGCATCGACTGTGCCTGTGGTGACGACGACGGATGGATTCGTGTTTGATTCAGTCGAGATCGAGGCGGGCAAGCAGACGACCAAGGCTGAATACATCGTGAACGACACGCGGATGCAGATTCGGCTGGCAGAGCCGTTGAAGGGGCATGGCGGCCAGGTGAAGATTCACATCCACTACCACTACCAGATACCTGGGGTATGGGGTGGGCGTACGTCGTGGGGAATGTCTGAGAAGGGTGAGATCTACGACATGGCGCAATGGTATCCGCGCATGGCCGTGTACGACGACCTACATGGCTGGGACACGCTGCCGTATGTCGGAAGTGAGTTTTACCTGGAGTATGGGCACTTCGACTATTTCCTGACCGTGCCTTCGAACATGATCGTGGCGGGCTCGGGAGAGTTGGTGAACCCCAAGGACGTACTGACTAAGACCGAGATTGCGCGGTTGGATCAGGCTCGAGGTAGCGACAAGACGGTGTACATCCGCACGCCTGCCGAGGTAAGCGACCCGGCGAGTCGACCAAAGCAGGATGGTGTGCTGACGTGGCACTTCCACATGGACCACACGCGGGATGTCTCGTGGAGCGCGTCGCCGGTATTTGTGTGGGATGCGGCGCGGATGAATCTGCCGGATGGCAAGACTGGGCTGGCGATGAGCGTCTATCCGCCGGAGAGTGTTGGGCCGGATGCGTGGGACAAATCGACCGAGTACGTAAAGGATACGGTCGAACACTTTTCAAAGCAGTGGTTCCCGTATCAGTGGCCCACGGCAATCAGTGTTGCTGGATTCTCGACGGGTATGGAGTATCCGGGAATCGTCTTCGACGGCATCCAGGACAAGGGACCGTTCCTCTTCTGGGTGACGGCGCATGAGATCGGGCATGACTGGTTTCCGATGATTGTCGGGTCGAACGAGCGGCGGCATGCGTTTATGGATGAGGGCTTCAATACCTTCATCGACATTGATGAATCGGCTACGTATGCGGGCGGGAAGTATGGGCCGAAGCGGGATTCAGAGTACTCGGCTGGTGGGGAGCCGCCGGATACGATCCTGAAGACGCTGGACAATCCAGAGGCTCCGACGGTGATGATGCGGGCGGACGGGTATCCGGGGCAGCTTGGTCATCCAATCAGTTACTTCAAGGGTGCGTATGGGATGGTGCTGCTGCGCGAGCAGATCCTTGGGCCGGAGCGGTTCGACTGGGCGTTCCGCAAGTACATCAAGGACTGGGCCTATCGGCATCCTTCGCCATCGGACTTCTTTCGGGCCATGGAGAGCGAGGGCGGCGAGGACCTTGGCTGGTTCTGGAAGGGCTGGTACCTGAATAACTGGAAGTATGACGTGGCTGTGGATAAGGTCGAGGGGTCCGTAGTGACGATCAGCAATCGCGGTCAACTTGTTCTGCCGACCACAGTTGAGGTGACGTTCAAGGATGGTTCGAAGACGCGGGTGAAGTTGCCGGTCGAGACCTGGCTTTCGAAGGGTGTCTACGCGTGGACGCTTGAGAACAAGGCTGCGGTGGCAAAGGTGGTGGTCGATCCCGATCATATGCTGCCGGATGACGATCGGAGCAACAACGAGAAGGTTTTACCGTAG
- a CDS encoding GMC oxidoreductase: MQIDLESVPPGQAAPYRTQICIVGGGIAGLVLATTLARSGIEVHLLEAGGQSAEPEARSQEIYTAAMAASHHSGTTEGRFRTFGGSSTRWGGQLLPYTADIFVPPVETPSHAWPFGPEAISRFYPQVEDLLGVDHLPYTADIFEAFDRNIPTKMSSSSDITLRASKWAPFARRNLAPTLGEQAISSPKATVFFHANVTELLISSDGTRLEAVLVRNYQGTTFRFEAQHYVLAAGTIETSRLLLASRSVAPTGVGNDRDLVGRGFHDHISYPAAELTGLARTTMLQWFAPILEQGTTHTAKLEASPPLRERLNILATMAHITINEPENSGAAVVRSLLRSMQRGDLRGALIDSLPRLPGASIEIARLAYNAKVRKRRAVSRAATVTLRIDTEQRARSENRIRLDSVNQDALGLPKTIVDWRISDDETDSIRTYAAYLREQLPHLGTGPITWQPELSLPDAPLSNITDTYHPMGGTLMGTDPTTSVVNPDLRLHDVANLSVASCATYPAGGSSNPTFTLMALTLRLAEHLQLIIKSE, translated from the coding sequence ATGCAGATCGACCTTGAGTCTGTTCCTCCCGGCCAGGCCGCTCCGTACCGCACCCAGATCTGCATCGTCGGCGGAGGCATCGCCGGACTCGTCCTCGCCACTACCCTCGCCAGATCCGGCATCGAGGTCCACCTCCTTGAAGCAGGCGGCCAAAGCGCCGAGCCCGAAGCCCGCAGCCAGGAGATCTACACTGCCGCCATGGCCGCAAGCCATCACAGTGGCACCACGGAAGGCCGATTCCGCACCTTTGGCGGCTCCTCCACACGTTGGGGCGGACAACTCCTGCCCTACACCGCAGACATCTTTGTCCCACCCGTAGAAACTCCATCTCACGCGTGGCCCTTCGGCCCGGAAGCCATTAGCCGCTTCTACCCACAAGTAGAAGATCTCCTCGGCGTGGACCACCTGCCCTACACCGCCGATATCTTCGAAGCCTTCGATCGCAACATCCCGACAAAGATGTCCAGCAGCAGCGACATCACACTCCGCGCCTCCAAGTGGGCACCCTTCGCTCGACGCAATCTCGCTCCAACCCTCGGCGAGCAAGCCATATCCTCACCGAAAGCCACCGTCTTCTTCCACGCCAACGTGACTGAGCTTCTAATCTCCTCGGATGGCACCCGCCTCGAAGCTGTCCTCGTCCGCAACTACCAGGGCACGACCTTCCGCTTCGAAGCTCAACACTACGTCCTAGCCGCAGGAACCATCGAAACCTCCCGCCTGCTCCTCGCATCGCGCAGCGTAGCGCCAACCGGTGTTGGCAACGATCGCGACCTCGTAGGCCGGGGCTTTCACGACCACATCAGTTATCCCGCCGCAGAGCTCACCGGCTTAGCCCGCACGACCATGCTGCAGTGGTTCGCCCCCATCCTCGAGCAGGGAACCACGCACACCGCCAAACTAGAGGCCAGCCCACCCCTCCGCGAACGCCTTAACATCCTCGCCACGATGGCTCACATCACCATCAACGAGCCAGAGAACTCCGGTGCCGCCGTCGTCCGCAGTCTTCTGCGGTCCATGCAGCGCGGCGACCTCCGCGGTGCACTGATCGACAGCCTCCCACGCCTTCCGGGAGCCTCCATCGAAATCGCCCGCCTTGCCTATAACGCCAAAGTCCGCAAGCGCCGCGCCGTCTCCCGCGCCGCCACCGTCACCCTCCGCATCGACACCGAACAGCGCGCACGCTCCGAAAATCGCATCCGCCTCGACTCCGTCAATCAAGATGCCTTGGGCCTCCCGAAAACTATCGTTGACTGGCGCATCTCCGACGACGAAACAGACTCCATTCGCACCTACGCCGCCTACCTGCGCGAGCAGCTTCCCCATCTCGGCACTGGCCCAATCACCTGGCAGCCCGAGCTCTCACTCCCCGATGCGCCCCTGTCCAACATCACGGACACCTATCACCCCATGGGCGGCACCCTGATGGGCACCGATCCCACCACAAGCGTGGTCAACCCCGATCTGCGTCTCCACGACGTCGCTAACCTGTCGGTTGCAAGCTGCGCCACCTACCCTGCAGGCGGCAGCTCCAATCCCACCTTCACCCTTATGGCTCTCACGTTGCGCCTTGCCGAACACCTGCAACTTATAATTAAGTCAGAATGA